The following are from one region of the Anaeropeptidivorans aminofermentans genome:
- a CDS encoding ABC transporter ATP-binding protein: MNTPMIQTKELKKYFSTKKGELHAVDGVNISIEKGETLGVVGESGCGKSTLGRVILKLLEPTSGEIYFEGKDISNFSRSQMKQMRKEMQIIFQDPFGSLNPRMTVSEIIAEPMKVTKMYTKDSDIMEKVFDLMGTVGLAERFVNTYPHELDGGRRQRIGVARALSVNPKFIVCDEPVSALDVSIQAQILNLMMDLQENMNLTYMFITHDLSVVKHISNNIAVMYLGQCVEFAPTNELFKNPAHPYTKALLEAIPIPSLKHKKELSVISGEVTSPINPKPGCRFALRCPYAKPQCIEPGLKLKEIGPRHSVACVLY; this comes from the coding sequence ATGAATACACCGATGATTCAAACAAAAGAGCTGAAAAAGTATTTCAGCACAAAAAAAGGCGAGCTTCACGCCGTTGACGGCGTTAATATATCCATTGAAAAAGGCGAAACTTTGGGTGTTGTAGGCGAGTCAGGATGCGGAAAGTCCACCTTGGGCAGGGTAATTTTAAAACTTCTTGAGCCTACCAGCGGGGAAATATATTTTGAAGGCAAGGATATATCAAATTTCAGCCGTTCTCAGATGAAACAGATGAGAAAAGAAATGCAAATCATATTTCAGGACCCTTTCGGTTCGCTAAATCCAAGAATGACCGTAAGTGAAATCATAGCGGAGCCTATGAAGGTTACAAAAATGTATACCAAAGATAGCGATATAATGGAAAAAGTGTTTGACCTTATGGGTACCGTAGGCCTTGCTGAAAGATTTGTAAACACATATCCCCATGAGCTTGACGGCGGCAGGCGCCAGAGAATCGGCGTTGCCAGAGCGCTTTCCGTAAATCCCAAGTTTATCGTGTGTGATGAACCGGTTTCGGCCCTTGATGTTTCAATTCAGGCGCAGATACTGAATCTTATGATGGATTTGCAGGAGAACATGAACCTTACTTATATGTTTATAACGCATGATTTAAGCGTCGTTAAGCATATAAGCAATAATATTGCCGTGATGTATCTTGGCCAATGTGTTGAGTTTGCGCCTACGAATGAGCTTTTTAAAAATCCTGCCCATCCATATACAAAGGCGCTTCTTGAGGCTATACCCATACCCAGCTTAAAACATAAAAAAGAATTAAGCGTAATAAGCGGAGAGGTTACGAGCCCTATAAATCCAAAGCCGGGATGCAGATTTGCTCTTAGATGCCCTTATGCCAAGCCTCAATGCATCGAGCCCGGGCTTAAGCTTAAAGAAATAGGACCAAGGCATTCGGTTGCTTGCGTATTATATTAA